The nucleotide window AAAATTAACGCAACACTGATTTTCAACAAAACCGATATTCTGTCGAAAACTCAGTTTGACGTACTGCAAAACTTTGCAAAAACTTACGAAGAATTCGGATTTCAGGTTTTACTTACAAGCGTAAACGATAAAGAAACAATAGACAAAATAAAAAACACTGCAAAAGACAAGGTTTCGGTTTTTGCGGGGCAGTCGGGAGTCGGGAAAAGTTCAATTATGCAGATTTTATTCCCGGATAAACATTTTGCGGTTCAGGAATTGTCGCAATCCCTGCTTCGCGGAAAAAACACGACTTCGCATACTTCTCTTATACGGTTAGAAAACGGCGGATATATCGCCGATACTCCCGGATTTTCCGTATTTGAAATGCCCGCTGTTCCACCGGAATTTGTTTGCGCGTACTTTGACGATTTTGCAAAAATTTTACAAAACAAGCAATGCAAATTTTCGAACTGCTCACACAAAAACGAACCTAAATGCTGTATAAGAAATGCGGTAGAAACCGGCGAAATAGCCAACAGTCGCTACGAAAGTTACCTCGTAATTTATGACGAGATGGCTGCAAAATCAAGAAAATTTTAACCTTAACGATAATTTGAAAAAACAAGAAGACAAACAAAATATACGACTTGTCGTTAAAAGCTCAACTTAATACTCATAATCAAACAGTGTCGGATTTTCTTTTTTCAATCTCCAAGAATCCTCGCCTACCCTTTCGCAAATATCTTCAAGCACAGAAAGT belongs to Chitinispirillales bacterium and includes:
- the rsgA gene encoding ribosome small subunit-dependent GTPase A translates to MNGRIIQEQKNYYLADISQNEPVRAVLKGVAKSKHKRIVVGDFVKIQLFDGITDTAVIRDILPRINELSKPAIANIDNIFFVNCLVEPILNFLYIDKFLFCACVKKINATLIFNKTDILSKTQFDVLQNFAKTYEEFGFQVLLTSVNDKETIDKIKNTAKDKVSVFAGQSGVGKSSIMQILFPDKHFAVQELSQSLLRGKNTTSHTSLIRLENGGYIADTPGFSVFEMPAVPPEFVCAYFDDFAKILQNKQCKFSNCSHKNEPKCCIRNAVETGEIANSRYESYLVIYDEMAAKSRKF